A genomic segment from Deinococcus sp. YIM 77859 encodes:
- a CDS encoding metallophosphoesterase, with the protein MPSVRAALIADIHGNADALRAVLADAEAQGAERVIVNGDVVNRGPDSVEALALLLAREGVTFTLGNHDDLVRLWHSRSDALPRSWFTDPFWGATAWSAEELDRAGLLHVPATWPTTVTLAVPGLPEVRVAHGTPAHYREGLSERTPPERVAELAGEAGVLVGSHIHRPAQATRNGVLVLNTGAVGAPANGDPRAQYLLLTATPGGWVPEFRAVPYDRTGVLKRFETSGLLETGLSAEIFRDELRTARSLYTPYWLWTETHGYPRDARTWAAFLQQHPPQPA; encoded by the coding sequence ATGCCGAGCGTGCGTGCCGCCCTGATCGCTGACATTCACGGCAATGCCGACGCCCTGCGGGCAGTGTTGGCCGATGCGGAGGCACAGGGCGCAGAACGCGTCATCGTGAATGGGGACGTGGTCAACCGGGGGCCGGACTCCGTAGAGGCGCTTGCCCTGCTGCTCGCGCGGGAGGGCGTGACGTTCACGCTGGGAAACCACGACGACCTGGTGCGGTTGTGGCACAGCCGCAGCGACGCGCTGCCCAGGAGCTGGTTCACCGACCCCTTTTGGGGCGCGACCGCCTGGAGCGCCGAGGAGCTTGACCGTGCGGGCCTGTTGCACGTCCCGGCAACCTGGCCCACGACGGTGACGCTCGCCGTTCCTGGCCTGCCGGAAGTGCGCGTCGCCCACGGCACCCCTGCCCATTACCGCGAGGGCCTCAGCGAGCGCACCCCGCCGGAACGGGTCGCGGAACTGGCGGGTGAAGCGGGCGTGCTTGTTGGCTCGCACATTCACCGTCCGGCTCAGGCGACCCGAAACGGCGTGCTGGTGCTGAATACCGGTGCCGTCGGTGCACCTGCCAACGGCGACCCGCGCGCCCAGTACCTGTTGCTGACGGCGACACCGGGAGGGTGGGTGCCCGAGTTCCGGGCTGTGCCCTACGACCGTACAGGTGTGCTGAAGCGTTTTGAGACCAGCGGGCTACTGGAGACGGGCCTCAGCGCTGAGATCTTCCGTGACGAGCTTCGCACGGCCCGCAGCCTCTACACGCCCTACTGGCTGTGGACCGAAACCCACGGCTATCCCCGCGACGCTCGTACTTGGGCGGCCTTTTTGCAGCAGCACCCACCGCAACCCGCTTGA
- the cysK gene encoding cysteine synthase A, which yields MIDALVGNTPLVQLRRVVEPGMADVFVKLEGLNPGGSIKDRTALGLIEDAERRGLLKPGSTIVEPTSGNTGIGLAQIAAAKGYRLILCMPAQMSEERKRTLTAYGAQLVLTDPEQRMLAAIEEAERIAREEGAVLLGQFTNPANPAMHERTTGPELWKQMEGRLDAFVYGSGTGGTISGVGRFLKRQNPAVRVIAVEPARSNVLSGGERGEHGFQGMGPGFIPENLDRSVIDEVIPVWEEDAYPLARRLAREEGIFVGMSSGAMIWAALAVARRLGPGRRVATIAVDTGTRYLTTSLFDETRTGTPKGYQPYSREKLEAAAETA from the coding sequence ATGATTGACGCGCTTGTAGGCAACACGCCCCTGGTGCAGCTTCGTCGGGTGGTCGAGCCGGGAATGGCGGACGTGTTTGTCAAGCTGGAGGGCCTGAATCCGGGAGGCAGCATCAAGGACCGCACCGCGCTGGGGCTGATCGAGGACGCCGAGCGCCGCGGCCTGCTGAAGCCCGGCAGCACCATCGTGGAGCCGACCAGCGGGAACACCGGCATTGGGCTGGCGCAGATCGCCGCGGCAAAAGGCTACCGGCTGATCCTGTGCATGCCGGCCCAGATGAGCGAGGAACGCAAACGCACCCTGACGGCCTACGGCGCCCAGCTGGTCCTCACCGATCCCGAGCAGCGGATGCTCGCGGCCATCGAGGAGGCCGAGCGCATCGCGCGGGAAGAGGGCGCCGTCCTGCTGGGCCAGTTCACCAATCCCGCCAATCCCGCCATGCACGAGCGCACCACCGGTCCTGAGTTGTGGAAGCAGATGGAAGGACGCCTGGACGCGTTTGTGTACGGGTCCGGGACCGGCGGCACCATCAGCGGCGTGGGCCGCTTTTTAAAGCGGCAGAATCCCGCTGTGCGGGTGATTGCGGTGGAACCTGCTCGCAGCAACGTCCTCTCGGGCGGTGAGCGCGGCGAACACGGCTTTCAGGGCATGGGGCCGGGCTTTATCCCCGAGAACCTCGACCGCTCGGTGATTGACGAGGTGATTCCCGTCTGGGAGGAGGATGCCTATCCCCTCGCCCGCCGCCTCGCCCGTGAGGAAGGCATCTTTGTGGGCATGAGCAGCGGCGCCATGATCTGGGCCGCGCTCGCCGTCGCTCGCCGCCTCGGCCCCGGACGGCGGGTGGCGACCATCGCGGTGGACACCGGCACCCGCTACCTGACAACCAGCCTCTTCGACGAGACGCGGACCGGGACCCCCAAGGGCTACCAACCCTACTCGCGCGAGAAGCTGGAAGCCGCAGCGGAAACAGCCTGA